The Streptomyces hundungensis genome contains the following window.
CCGGGTGGTGGAGATCTCCAAGCGCACCCCGTTCTGTCCTTCCGCCACCCTGGTCTCCTTCGGCGAGGAGGTCTTCGGGCGATTGGCGTCCGCCGGTCACCTGCGGGGCCTGGGCCGCGCTGAGTTCGCTGACGCCCTTGCCGAGCTGTACGGCGACCTGAACGCGCTGCACCCGTTCCGCGAGGGCAACGGCCGCACCCAGCGCGCCTTCTGTGCGCAACTGGCTTCGGACGCGGGGTACGAGCTGGACTGGGCCGGCATGGACCCCGCGGAGAACGAGTACGCGAGCATCAAGAGCTACCTGGGTGACAACGGGCCGTTGTCGCGCATGCTGGCCGCCTTG
Protein-coding sequences here:
- a CDS encoding Fic/DOC family protein, translating into MIDPYLHPSGVLRNRLGLTDPDLLAQAEADITHAELVRLGERPLAGAYDLGHLRAFHVAIFGAVYPWAGELRVVEISKRTPFCPSATLVSFGEEVFGRLASAGHLRGLGRAEFADALAELYGDLNALHPFREGNGRTQRAFCAQLASDAGYELDWAGMDPAENEYASIKSYLGDNGPLSRMLAALLGP